A genomic segment from Eulemur rufifrons isolate Redbay chromosome 19, OSU_ERuf_1, whole genome shotgun sequence encodes:
- the CYS1 gene encoding cystin-1 translates to MGSGSSRSGRALRRRRGPESRPAGPCAAAPEGGTEPRVSATDAAPAEAPGAAAVATEEAAGHDPGPAAPPDGREETLRLLDQLLAESAAWDLGEPTPRRPARPRSRPAAGTGSAESSEQSAGDHPGSSNVSEAPGSSHKRPERQSAISYDYSEEELMASIEREYCR, encoded by the exons ATGGGCAGCGGCAGCAGCCGGAGCGGCCGGGCTCTGAGGCGGCGGCGCGGCCCCGAGAGCCGCCCGGCGGGTCCCTGCGCCGCAGCCCCGGAAGGCGGGACCGAGCCTCGTGTGTCGGCGACTGATGCGGCGCCGGCCGAGGCCCCGGGGGCAGCCGCGGTGGCTACCGAGGAGGCGGCGGGTCACGACCCTGGCCCTGCGGCGCCCCCCGACGGCAGGGAAGAGACCCTGCGCCTGCTGGACCAGCTGCTGGCCGAGTCCGCGGCCTGGGACCTAGGGGAGCCGACCCCGCGCCGCCCAGCCCGACCCCGATCTCGCCCCGCCGCGGGCACCGGGAGCGCG GAATCCTCAGAACAGAGCGCAGGAGACCACCCAGGGAGCAGCAATGTCTCCGA AGCCCCGGGCAGCAGTCACAAGAGGCCGGAGAGGCAGTCGGCCATCTCCTACGACTACTCGGAGGAGGAGCTGATGGCCAGCATCGAGCGCGAGTACTGCCGCTGA